A genome region from Sphingomonas sp. BGYR3 includes the following:
- a CDS encoding FAD-dependent oxidoreductase, which produces MTQRDSAPLAPDDPYARTAQTFPVLSETMARRIAAYGRSEPAEQGSFLFRRGDRSVDFFLVEQGSIAILDHDAKDGDRIVHHHQPRQFTGELDLFNDRKILVSGQAAADTRVIRVARPDFRRMIAAEPDIGEIIMRAFILRRVGLMRHRQGGVTLVGPAHAAATARIETFLTRNGYPHQTVDTEREADLPACLDAFGVDADALPVVLVDGGVLRNPSNADLADALGLTVGLDPDQVHDVAVVGAGPAGLAAAVYAASEGLSTLIIEGMAPGGQAGTSSKIENYLGFPTGISGQALAGRAQVQAQKFGARLAVSRSVSGIDCEARPYRLILDDGASVQARAIVIATGARYRKLDHLAGYDRFEGNGIHYAATAMEAGLCAGSEVVVIGGGNSAGQAAMFLSGHAAHVHILVRGRGLADTMSAYLIERIEACETVTLHPHSEMTALEGDSHLASVRWTQRHTGAETHKAVGALFVMIGAQPNTAWLEGCVSLDDKGFVQTQGDRLFETSQPGIFAVGDVRAGSVKRVASGVGEGSVVVSAVHGYLADTAD; this is translated from the coding sequence ATGACGCAACGCGATTCGGCACCGCTCGCCCCGGACGATCCCTATGCCCGGACGGCACAGACCTTTCCGGTGTTGAGCGAAACGATGGCCAGACGCATTGCCGCTTATGGCCGGTCAGAACCCGCTGAACAGGGCAGTTTCCTGTTCCGTCGCGGCGACCGCAGCGTCGATTTCTTTCTGGTCGAACAGGGCAGCATCGCGATCCTGGATCATGATGCCAAGGATGGCGACCGCATCGTTCACCATCACCAGCCGCGTCAGTTTACCGGCGAGCTTGACCTGTTCAACGACCGCAAAATCCTGGTCAGCGGGCAGGCGGCGGCCGATACGCGCGTCATTCGCGTCGCCCGGCCCGATTTCCGGCGCATGATCGCCGCAGAGCCGGATATCGGCGAGATCATCATGCGCGCCTTCATCCTGCGCCGGGTGGGCCTGATGCGCCACCGGCAGGGCGGGGTCACGCTGGTGGGGCCGGCCCATGCAGCCGCAACGGCGCGGATCGAAACCTTCCTCACTCGGAACGGCTATCCCCATCAGACGGTGGATACGGAGCGGGAGGCAGACCTGCCCGCCTGTCTTGATGCGTTCGGAGTGGATGCCGATGCCCTGCCTGTGGTGCTGGTCGATGGCGGCGTGCTGCGCAATCCCAGCAATGCCGATCTGGCCGATGCCCTGGGGCTGACCGTCGGGCTTGATCCGGATCAGGTGCATGACGTCGCCGTGGTCGGCGCGGGTCCGGCCGGGCTGGCGGCCGCCGTCTATGCCGCGTCAGAGGGGCTGTCGACGCTGATCATCGAGGGGATGGCTCCGGGCGGACAGGCGGGCACCAGTTCCAAGATCGAGAATTATCTTGGCTTTCCTACCGGGATTTCGGGCCAGGCGCTGGCCGGCCGGGCGCAGGTTCAGGCACAGAAATTCGGCGCCCGGCTTGCCGTTTCGCGCAGCGTCAGCGGCATCGACTGCGAAGCTCGGCCCTATCGCCTGATACTGGACGACGGCGCAAGCGTGCAGGCGCGGGCCATCGTGATCGCCACCGGCGCACGCTATCGCAAGCTGGATCACCTGGCCGGATATGACCGGTTCGAGGGCAATGGCATCCATTACGCCGCGACGGCGATGGAGGCGGGCCTGTGCGCGGGCAGCGAGGTGGTCGTCATAGGCGGCGGCAATTCGGCGGGTCAGGCGGCGATGTTCCTGTCCGGCCATGCCGCCCATGTCCACATCCTGGTGCGCGGGCGCGGCCTTGCGGACACCATGTCGGCCTATCTGATCGAACGGATCGAAGCGTGCGAAACGGTGACCCTGCATCCGCATAGCGAGATGACAGCGCTGGAGGGCGACAGCCATCTGGCCTCCGTCCGCTGGACCCAGCGTCATACAGGCGCGGAAACGCACAAGGCGGTCGGCGCGCTGTTCGTGATGATCGGTGCGCAGCCCAATACGGCATGGCTGGAGGGTTGCGTCTCGCTGGACGACAAGGGGTTCGTCCAGACGCAGGGCGACCGCCTGTTCGAAACATCGCAGCCAGGCATCTTTGCCGTGGGCGATGTCCGCGCGGGGTCGGTCAAGCGCGTGGCATCCGGGGTTGGCGAGGGATCGGTGGTCGTATCCGCCGTTCACGGCTATCTGGCCGATACGGCCGACTGA
- a CDS encoding DUF3297 family protein: MSDTPPDHLSVNPNSPHFDAETLRRGIGIRFKGVERRDVEEYSISEGWIRVQLGKKVDRHGQPLTIKLTGPVEAWYQDVGAADAADEAADTGDASAD; the protein is encoded by the coding sequence ATGAGCGACACGCCCCCCGACCATCTGTCCGTCAATCCCAACAGCCCGCATTTCGATGCCGAAACCCTGCGCCGTGGCATCGGCATCCGGTTCAAGGGCGTGGAACGCCGCGATGTCGAGGAATATTCGATTTCCGAAGGCTGGATCCGCGTCCAGCTGGGCAAGAAGGTCGATCGCCATGGTCAGCCGTTGACCATCAAGCTGACCGGCCCGGTCGAGGCATGGTATCAGGATGTCGGCGCGGCTGACGCTGCCGACGAAGCCGCCGACACGGGCGACGCCAGCGCCGACTGA